Proteins found in one Arthrobacter pascens genomic segment:
- a CDS encoding bifunctional SulP family inorganic anion transporter/carbonic anhydrase, protein MPSAPATTDPPTPTDRDASTVQQGPSGPSPSNSVRNYLTSGLRWDLPASLVVFLVAVPLSLGIAAASGAPVMAGLIAAAVGGIVAGSLGGSPLQVSGPAAGLTVIVAGLIEQFGWQATCAITAAAGVLQALLGVARIGRVALAIAPVVVHAMLAGIGITIVLQQLHVMLGSESASSAWENIIAIPASIFAADIPAAILGAVVIIVLLVWKHLPSPVRRIPGPLVAVIAATALSLPFHVDRITFDGSLLDALSFPQLPEGNWTAIVIGVVTIALIASVESLLSAVAVDKMHHGQRTNFNRELLGQGAANVSSGLLGGLPVTGVIVRSATNIEAGARTRKSAVLHGVWVLVFSLLLAGIIQLVPEAVLAGLLIVIGSRLVRVADIRTARVTGDLTVYGVTLLCVVFVNLLAGVLTGLLLAVGLVLWRVARASIHAEALATEDGERWRVVIDGSCSFLSLPRLSTVLASVPAGSHVTVELEVDFLDHPVHDTLDAWRNRHTANGGTVVIEESGTATLHAAQAGPPTRGTSRSALRGGFAPWRSWQRRIQAGHAAAPDVPTPLRSVLTGVDNYHRRNAHLVRPHVQELSSFQDPDTLFIACSDSRLVPNLITSSGPGDLFTVRNVGNVVGESGRDASIEAALDFALSELSVKSIVICGHSGCGAMTALHADPLSSGTEGPSDAPSGSGPRGAIDVWLDHARPSLASFRDGHPVQVAAADAGYDAVDQLAMVNVAVQLERLQHRPGLLEAVEAGRVHVAGLFYDISTARVLRITPSGITHLDQLPRQPLAEALEAQPVG, encoded by the coding sequence ATGCCATCGGCACCCGCCACGACGGATCCGCCCACTCCAACTGACAGGGACGCGTCGACAGTCCAGCAAGGCCCATCCGGCCCATCTCCTTCCAACAGCGTCCGGAACTACCTCACATCCGGCCTCCGCTGGGACCTTCCGGCGTCCCTCGTGGTGTTCCTCGTCGCCGTTCCCCTTTCCCTGGGGATAGCTGCCGCGTCAGGCGCCCCTGTCATGGCCGGCTTGATTGCCGCCGCCGTGGGCGGGATCGTCGCAGGGAGCCTGGGCGGTTCACCACTGCAGGTCAGCGGACCCGCCGCCGGGCTGACGGTCATCGTCGCCGGCCTGATCGAACAGTTCGGCTGGCAGGCCACCTGTGCCATCACCGCGGCGGCAGGTGTGCTCCAGGCGTTGCTCGGCGTGGCCAGGATCGGCCGTGTTGCGCTGGCCATAGCACCTGTGGTGGTGCACGCCATGCTGGCCGGCATCGGCATCACCATCGTGCTGCAGCAGCTGCATGTGATGCTGGGCTCGGAATCCGCCAGCTCGGCCTGGGAGAACATCATCGCCATCCCGGCAAGCATCTTCGCGGCTGATATCCCGGCTGCAATCCTTGGCGCGGTTGTCATCATCGTGCTCCTCGTGTGGAAGCACCTTCCCTCCCCCGTCCGCCGGATTCCCGGGCCGCTGGTTGCAGTCATCGCCGCAACGGCCCTTTCCCTGCCGTTCCACGTGGACAGGATCACGTTCGACGGCTCGCTGCTCGACGCGTTGTCCTTTCCCCAGCTTCCGGAAGGGAACTGGACCGCAATAGTCATCGGCGTGGTGACCATCGCACTGATTGCCAGCGTGGAGTCCCTGCTCTCGGCGGTAGCCGTGGACAAGATGCACCATGGGCAGCGGACCAATTTCAACCGCGAACTCCTGGGCCAGGGCGCGGCCAACGTGTCCTCCGGGCTGCTCGGCGGACTTCCCGTCACGGGCGTGATTGTGCGCAGCGCCACCAACATTGAGGCCGGTGCCCGGACCCGGAAGTCGGCCGTACTCCACGGGGTGTGGGTCCTGGTCTTCTCGCTGCTGCTGGCGGGCATCATCCAGCTGGTTCCGGAGGCCGTGCTCGCCGGGCTGCTTATTGTCATTGGCTCGCGCCTTGTCCGGGTGGCGGACATCAGGACAGCCCGGGTGACCGGCGACCTTACCGTCTACGGGGTGACCCTGCTCTGCGTTGTGTTCGTCAATCTCCTGGCGGGAGTACTGACCGGCCTGCTCCTGGCGGTGGGACTCGTCCTGTGGCGCGTGGCGCGGGCCAGCATCCATGCTGAAGCGCTTGCCACCGAAGACGGGGAACGGTGGCGGGTGGTTATCGACGGATCATGCAGTTTCCTTTCGCTGCCGAGGTTGAGCACCGTGCTGGCCTCCGTTCCAGCGGGCTCCCACGTCACGGTCGAGCTGGAGGTGGACTTCCTCGATCACCCGGTCCACGACACGTTGGATGCCTGGCGCAACCGGCACACGGCCAACGGAGGCACCGTGGTGATTGAGGAAAGCGGCACTGCCACGCTCCACGCCGCCCAGGCAGGCCCGCCAACCCGCGGCACCTCGCGCTCGGCACTTCGGGGCGGCTTTGCACCGTGGCGCAGCTGGCAGCGCCGCATCCAGGCCGGGCACGCCGCTGCGCCGGACGTTCCGACGCCCCTACGTTCAGTACTCACTGGTGTGGACAACTACCATCGGCGCAACGCCCACCTCGTACGGCCACACGTGCAGGAGCTGTCCTCGTTCCAAGACCCGGACACACTCTTCATAGCCTGCTCCGACTCCCGCCTGGTGCCCAACCTGATCACCAGCAGCGGCCCCGGAGACCTCTTCACCGTCCGGAACGTGGGCAACGTAGTGGGGGAAAGCGGCAGGGACGCTTCCATAGAAGCTGCCCTGGACTTTGCCCTCAGCGAGCTGTCGGTGAAATCCATCGTCATCTGCGGCCATTCGGGCTGCGGGGCCATGACCGCGCTGCACGCCGACCCCCTCAGTTCCGGCACGGAGGGCCCGTCCGATGCGCCGTCCGGCTCCGGGCCGCGGGGGGCCATCGACGTATGGCTCGATCACGCAAGGCCAAGCCTGGCTTCTTTCCGCGACGGACATCCTGTTCAGGTGGCCGCAGCGGATGCAGGGTATGACGCCGTCGACCAGCTTGCGATGGTCAACGTCGCGGTGCAGCTGGAACGGCTCCAGCACCGCCCTGGCCTTCTGGAGGCGGTGGAGGCCGGACGCGTCCACGTGGCCGGGCTGTTTTACGACATCTCCACGGCACGGGTCCTGCGGATCACTCCCTCCGGGATCACTCACCTCGACCAGCTGCCCCGGCAGCCCCTGGCGGAGGCGCTGGAAGCCCAGCCTGTCGGCTAG
- a CDS encoding M24 family metallopeptidase, translating into MPPASPADRDVKRRRVLDILDAKGRDSLLLTTHTALTWYLDGSRVHVSLAGDPIAAMLVDRDGDHLVTFNNEAGRMAAEELPAGVSVHPLPWYGNLHEAAAAVGSSSNSAPLAEAEIAAELRAARQQLLPGESARYAHLSAELAGIMTDVLATARPDTTEFELVSALARRVVAAGAEPLVLLCNGHSRGTFRHPLATHSPLGRRAMAVVCARRDGLVANITRWVRFDAGTPEELDAEARIAAVEADIFDATVPGARLDRIFAEIKAAYARHGFGADQWEHHHQGGPAGYAGRDPRVTAAVTDTVVLNQPFTWNPSGPGVKIEDTIQLTESGITVLTVDGRWPATTVNGLKRPQTLQL; encoded by the coding sequence ATGCCCCCGGCTTCGCCCGCGGACAGGGACGTCAAACGGCGCCGGGTATTGGACATTCTCGATGCCAAGGGCCGGGACAGCCTGCTGCTGACCACCCACACGGCGCTGACCTGGTACCTCGACGGCAGCCGGGTCCACGTCAGCCTGGCCGGTGACCCGATCGCGGCGATGCTGGTGGACCGGGACGGCGACCACCTAGTGACGTTCAACAACGAGGCCGGGCGCATGGCCGCGGAGGAACTGCCGGCCGGCGTCTCCGTCCACCCACTACCCTGGTACGGGAACCTGCACGAGGCCGCCGCCGCCGTCGGGAGTTCTTCCAACAGCGCGCCCTTGGCTGAGGCTGAAATTGCCGCGGAGCTCAGGGCTGCGCGCCAGCAGCTCCTGCCGGGCGAGAGTGCGCGTTACGCCCACCTCAGCGCGGAACTGGCTGGCATCATGACCGATGTACTGGCCACGGCCCGTCCGGACACCACCGAGTTTGAGCTGGTGTCCGCCCTCGCTCGCCGTGTGGTCGCCGCCGGCGCAGAACCGCTGGTGCTCCTGTGCAACGGCCACTCGCGGGGCACGTTCAGGCATCCGCTGGCCACGCATTCTCCCCTGGGCCGCCGCGCCATGGCGGTGGTGTGCGCCCGCAGGGACGGCCTGGTAGCCAACATCACCCGGTGGGTGAGGTTCGACGCCGGCACCCCGGAGGAGCTCGATGCCGAGGCCCGGATAGCCGCCGTGGAGGCCGACATCTTCGACGCTACGGTTCCCGGCGCCCGCCTGGACCGGATCTTCGCCGAAATCAAGGCAGCCTATGCCCGGCATGGTTTCGGCGCCGATCAGTGGGAGCACCACCACCAGGGCGGGCCTGCCGGCTACGCGGGGCGCGACCCGCGCGTCACTGCAGCGGTGACCGACACGGTGGTGCTGAACCAGCCGTTCACCTGGAACCCGTCCGGGCCGGGAGTGAAAATCGAGGACACCATCCAGCTCACCGAATCGGGTATCACGGTCCTTACCGTGGACGGGCGCTGGCCCGCCACCACAGTCAACGGTCTCAAGCGGCCACAGACGCTACAGCTCTGA
- a CDS encoding DUF6807 family protein encodes MIQQSAPAAPGTPAATAPPRIALVGVHGYGERHLANLARLEESGALELVAVADPNPPEAGRLAGSVAVFNTLDQLLAAGPVPDVVILATPIQTHAPLALAALAAGADVYVEKPPVASMAQFQDVLAAADAAGRLVQVGFQSLGSQALPAIRETIDSGGIGDVFGLSATGMWVRTKSYFKRSRWAGKRSIDGIDVVDGVATNALAHAVATALSVAGAHTVADVSSVETDLYRAHDTQSDDTSVIRVRTAGGRTLLCVLTLCAPEQQHPSVTVHGTQGEITFFYTKDEVVITTPDGERRETFGRTDLLENLLDARTSGTPLLCALAGTGAFTCVLEAIRTAPDPHEIGPDHITWEGHGDDAHPVVHGIAGLIERAAKAQATFAELGVPWARSLPPVRTFTIGGHPVADYQDGSRIRAVSSPRPYLHPVRTLAGTVVTGHQPLDHVWHLGVGVALQDVDGVNFWGGRTYTRPAGEYVWRPDHGSIVHTGAGAHDGDRGGAQDGRLIESLSWNGPDGRPVLREQRTWTWDAVGPSVWRLGLDFALSPAGDRPVSLGSPGSNGRHEGGYGGFFWRLPECAGANVWTPDGAGESAVHGSVTPWLAWSGTFDGGTSGRRTSDGGSSGSAAAATLVFVAAESSTDPWFVRVEGYPGVGQSLAWDVPVIAEPGAPVRRSVTVFVADGILGTADIDTLINQQGKKS; translated from the coding sequence ATGATTCAGCAATCCGCCCCCGCGGCACCCGGCACCCCAGCAGCAACTGCCCCACCGCGCATTGCCCTGGTAGGCGTTCATGGCTACGGCGAACGGCATCTGGCCAACCTGGCCAGGCTCGAGGAATCCGGCGCCCTGGAACTGGTGGCCGTGGCCGATCCCAACCCGCCCGAGGCTGGCAGGCTTGCCGGTTCCGTGGCTGTCTTCAACACCCTGGACCAGCTGCTGGCTGCCGGGCCGGTCCCTGATGTGGTCATCCTGGCCACGCCCATCCAGACTCACGCACCCCTTGCCCTGGCAGCCCTGGCAGCCGGCGCCGACGTGTACGTCGAGAAACCGCCCGTGGCATCCATGGCCCAGTTCCAGGACGTCCTGGCAGCTGCGGACGCCGCTGGCCGGCTGGTCCAGGTGGGCTTCCAGAGCCTCGGGTCCCAGGCCCTGCCGGCAATCCGTGAAACCATCGACTCCGGCGGCATCGGCGACGTGTTCGGACTGAGCGCTACCGGAATGTGGGTGCGGACCAAGTCCTATTTCAAGCGCTCACGGTGGGCAGGAAAGCGCAGCATTGACGGCATCGATGTGGTGGACGGCGTGGCCACCAACGCGCTGGCGCACGCCGTCGCCACCGCGCTGAGTGTTGCCGGCGCCCACACCGTGGCCGACGTGTCCTCCGTGGAGACGGACCTGTACCGTGCGCATGACACGCAAAGTGACGACACTTCTGTCATCCGCGTCCGCACGGCGGGCGGGAGGACCCTGCTCTGCGTGCTGACCCTGTGTGCGCCCGAACAGCAGCACCCGTCTGTCACGGTCCACGGGACGCAGGGAGAGATCACGTTCTTCTACACCAAGGACGAAGTGGTCATCACCACGCCGGACGGCGAGCGCAGGGAGACCTTCGGCCGGACCGACCTCCTGGAGAACCTGCTCGACGCCCGGACCTCCGGCACGCCGCTGCTCTGCGCCCTGGCCGGCACCGGTGCATTCACCTGTGTCCTCGAAGCCATCCGTACAGCGCCCGACCCCCACGAAATTGGCCCTGACCACATCACTTGGGAGGGCCACGGGGACGACGCGCACCCCGTGGTCCACGGAATTGCCGGACTGATCGAACGCGCCGCCAAAGCCCAGGCCACTTTTGCTGAGCTGGGCGTCCCGTGGGCGCGCAGCCTGCCACCGGTCCGGACCTTCACCATCGGCGGGCACCCCGTGGCGGACTATCAGGACGGCAGCCGCATCCGCGCCGTATCGTCGCCGCGGCCGTACCTGCATCCGGTCCGTACGCTCGCCGGAACCGTTGTGACCGGCCACCAGCCCCTGGACCATGTGTGGCACCTGGGTGTCGGAGTGGCGCTCCAGGATGTGGACGGCGTGAATTTCTGGGGCGGCCGGACCTACACCCGGCCGGCGGGTGAATACGTCTGGCGGCCGGACCACGGGAGCATCGTCCACACTGGCGCGGGAGCCCACGACGGCGACCGGGGCGGAGCGCAGGACGGCCGGCTGATCGAGTCCCTGTCCTGGAATGGCCCCGACGGCCGCCCCGTACTCCGAGAGCAGCGCACCTGGACGTGGGACGCCGTCGGCCCTTCAGTCTGGCGACTGGGACTGGACTTTGCCCTCTCCCCCGCCGGCGACCGGCCGGTGAGCCTGGGCAGCCCGGGCTCGAACGGCCGCCACGAGGGCGGATACGGCGGCTTTTTCTGGCGGCTCCCGGAATGCGCCGGAGCCAACGTGTGGACTCCTGACGGGGCGGGCGAGAGCGCGGTCCATGGAAGTGTGACGCCGTGGCTGGCCTGGTCGGGAACGTTCGACGGCGGGACCTCGGGCAGAAGGACCTCCGACGGCGGGAGCTCGGGCAGCGCCGCTGCCGCCACCCTGGTGTTCGTGGCCGCAGAGAGTTCCACGGACCCGTGGTTCGTCCGCGTGGAGGGATACCCGGGCGTGGGCCAGTCGCTCGCCTGGGACGTGCCGGTCATAGCCGAACCAGGCGCACCGGTGCGCCGCAGCGTCACCGTGTTCGTCGCGGACGGCATTTTAGGTACCGCAGACATTGACACGTTGATCAACCAGCAGGGGAAAAAATCATGA
- a CDS encoding acetylxylan esterase, whose protein sequence is MSTNTQPVRPSAIAGYEDWPAYVQTHARFQADTRAAQELSDALGVPEGAGTPDITLLWEETYDGVTTSQLSWQLGFGPRTTAWLVRPAGHSGPLPGVLALHCHGGNKFGGADRLVELPESHPSTAAARAGHYDGRALATDVARSGFAVLAHDTFAWGSRRFDLSAPPRRTVSALEARNSQWREDGVVPSDAELYNAAAGFHEDTVAKAAGLLGTSLAGMVAHDDLAALDILAGLPGVDADRLGCIGFSGGGGRSLTLAALSPRIRNYVVTCMMATFESLLPAYLDAHSWLLQTPGLWQLGDWPELTARSRADGLLVQYALADELFPEEGMRDAHRTLAALHGRTAYTGSFWPGGHVFTAEMQNEAISYLSRTLGAGSPSVHDLSSLPTI, encoded by the coding sequence GTGAGCACAAATACACAGCCGGTCCGGCCCAGCGCGATCGCCGGCTATGAGGACTGGCCTGCCTACGTTCAGACGCATGCCCGATTCCAGGCCGACACTCGGGCAGCGCAGGAGCTTTCGGACGCCCTCGGCGTTCCGGAAGGGGCCGGTACCCCAGACATCACGCTCCTGTGGGAGGAAACGTACGACGGCGTCACCACCTCCCAGCTCAGCTGGCAGTTGGGATTCGGCCCCCGCACCACGGCCTGGCTGGTGCGGCCTGCCGGCCATTCTGGACCGCTGCCGGGCGTCCTCGCATTGCATTGCCACGGCGGCAACAAGTTCGGCGGGGCGGACAGGCTGGTGGAACTTCCCGAGTCCCACCCGTCTACGGCAGCCGCACGCGCAGGGCACTACGATGGCCGTGCCCTCGCAACGGACGTGGCCCGCAGCGGCTTTGCGGTCCTGGCCCACGACACGTTCGCCTGGGGCAGCCGGCGCTTTGACCTCTCCGCCCCGCCACGGCGGACGGTCTCCGCGCTGGAGGCGCGGAACTCGCAGTGGCGGGAGGACGGCGTCGTGCCTTCCGACGCGGAGCTGTACAACGCCGCCGCGGGATTCCATGAGGACACCGTCGCCAAGGCCGCAGGCCTGCTGGGCACCAGCCTGGCGGGAATGGTGGCGCACGACGACCTTGCCGCCCTGGATATCCTTGCCGGGCTTCCAGGAGTTGATGCCGACAGGCTGGGCTGCATCGGCTTCTCCGGCGGCGGCGGCCGTTCACTGACGCTGGCGGCCCTCAGCCCCCGGATCCGGAACTACGTGGTGACCTGCATGATGGCCACGTTCGAGTCGCTGCTGCCTGCCTACCTGGATGCGCACTCCTGGCTGCTCCAGACGCCCGGACTCTGGCAGCTGGGCGACTGGCCTGAGCTGACAGCAAGGTCCCGAGCCGACGGCTTGCTGGTGCAGTACGCCCTGGCGGATGAACTCTTTCCGGAAGAAGGCATGCGCGACGCCCACCGGACGCTGGCAGCCCTGCACGGGCGGACGGCCTACACCGGAAGCTTCTGGCCAGGCGGCCACGTGTTTACGGCGGAGATGCAGAATGAAGCCATCAGCTATCTCTCCCGGACCCTGGGCGCCGGAAGCCCCTCCGTCCACGATCTTTCGTCTCTTCCCACCATTTAG
- a CDS encoding ABC transporter substrate-binding protein, whose protein sequence is MRFGLKKSVLGVAGAAAALGMILTGCGAGGAASGKVGTVEDPVTIRFAWWGNDSRAKTTQEVIKAFEAANPTIKVEGENTEFSSYWDKMATQIAGGTTPDVFTMSGAYPGEYASRGVLLDLDKVKDQLDTSKFADGTVDLGKIAGKQYTITAGVNAMSMVIDPKVFEAAGVELPDDETWTWDDYADIAAQITKNSPQGTFGTTPMANDSFLAVWARQHGEDLYTDDGTKLGISEDTAAEWFGLNKKLMETGGAPSASQTVEDGSAQPELTLMGQGKQGMKISWSNQMNSYSGSPLVMMKLPGESTRPGSWLRSSMEYAISSKSAHPKEAAQFINYLVNNMDAATKIKSDRGMPANTELKAGIAPLLKESQQKEAVYLDRLAKLDIEPPLPFPAGSSATMEVLNRYNTDVLFGKVSPQDAAKGFISEVNQNLG, encoded by the coding sequence ATGCGGTTTGGTCTCAAGAAGTCAGTATTGGGGGTTGCCGGCGCAGCGGCGGCCCTGGGAATGATCCTTACCGGCTGTGGCGCGGGCGGCGCAGCCTCCGGAAAGGTGGGAACGGTAGAGGATCCCGTGACCATCCGGTTCGCTTGGTGGGGCAACGATTCCCGGGCCAAGACAACCCAGGAAGTCATCAAGGCCTTTGAAGCCGCCAACCCCACCATCAAGGTGGAGGGCGAGAACACCGAGTTCAGTTCCTACTGGGACAAGATGGCCACCCAGATTGCCGGCGGCACCACTCCCGATGTCTTCACCATGAGCGGCGCGTACCCGGGCGAATATGCCAGCCGCGGCGTGCTCCTTGACTTGGACAAGGTGAAGGACCAGCTCGACACCTCCAAGTTCGCGGACGGGACAGTGGACCTGGGCAAGATCGCGGGCAAGCAATACACCATTACAGCCGGGGTGAACGCAATGTCCATGGTTATCGACCCCAAGGTCTTCGAAGCAGCCGGCGTGGAACTTCCGGATGACGAGACCTGGACGTGGGACGACTACGCGGACATCGCTGCACAGATCACCAAGAACTCGCCGCAGGGCACCTTCGGCACCACCCCCATGGCCAACGACTCGTTCCTTGCCGTCTGGGCCCGCCAGCATGGCGAAGACCTTTACACCGACGACGGCACGAAACTGGGCATCAGCGAGGACACCGCGGCTGAGTGGTTCGGGCTGAACAAGAAGCTCATGGAAACCGGTGGTGCGCCGTCGGCCTCGCAGACGGTGGAGGACGGTTCCGCGCAGCCCGAACTGACACTGATGGGCCAAGGAAAGCAGGGCATGAAGATCTCCTGGAGCAACCAGATGAACTCCTACTCGGGATCGCCTCTGGTCATGATGAAGCTGCCGGGCGAGAGCACGCGGCCCGGCTCATGGCTGCGGTCATCCATGGAATACGCGATCTCCTCAAAATCTGCGCACCCCAAGGAAGCTGCCCAGTTCATCAACTACCTGGTGAACAACATGGACGCCGCAACCAAGATCAAGAGCGACCGCGGCATGCCCGCCAACACCGAGCTGAAGGCCGGAATCGCCCCGTTACTCAAGGAGTCGCAGCAGAAGGAAGCCGTGTACCTGGACCGCCTGGCCAAACTGGACATCGAGCCGCCCCTTCCGTTCCCGGCCGGTTCTTCGGCCACCATGGAGGTCCTGAACCGCTACAACACGGATGTACTCTTCGGAAAGGTCAGCCCGCAGGACGCAGCCAAGGGCTTCATCTCCGAGGTCAACCAAAACCTGGGCTGA